Genomic window (Arachis hypogaea cultivar Tifrunner chromosome 13, arahy.Tifrunner.gnm2.J5K5, whole genome shotgun sequence):
tgcTGTATCCCAATAATAAAATGGAATATGAGGCATTTCATATTTGATTAGGAACATTCAACTCATATAAGAGTGGATTATTAGGAAATGTAAGAAAGTGTAAGGAAGTACATGTATTATCAAGATTTAGACCAAGTCAAAATCTATTTAAGTTGTTGTGAATTAGTTTGTTACATGTATTTTGAAGAGGAAGTACAAAAATTGTTTTTATGAAAAGTATATGGCTATATGCTAAGTCAAGACGTTTACACAAGTCATATACATAATTATTTATAGGAAAAGTATGTGGAACCAAAAGGGAATtagccaaaaactaaacaaaatcatgttaatttaaattaataattaattttaaattttttaaattcaaaattaaaaaaatttaaaattaattaagtaaacctaattaaaatctATAAAGCCTTTCTCttctctcacattaacctacccacctccacacacaaacctctctctctctcaccaatgTTGCTGGAGGTGCCGCCACGTCCAGGCCTGATCTCATCTGGCTCTCCCATGAATCCTCCTGATCTCATCTGGCTCTCCCATGAATCCTCGTTGAGATGCCTTAACCTTTTCGGCGAAAGTGTCCCAGTCCATCTGATGCCGCTCCACGAACAAAGTGCTAAGCCTCTTGGCATTTGGTCTGATAGTTCTTTTGTGACCCATATACCTCCTTCGACCGGCAAGAATCTTGGCCATGTTGCCATTGTTGTTAGTGACAAATACATTGCTTTCATCGCACACAATGTAGTCAATAGCAAggcgggttttttttttttaaatgaaataagACTTTGTTGATGTTGAATAAAACAAAGGATacaaaattaaacaattttattttctgcaaattaTACGATTatagaattataaaaaaacatccatttaatatggaaaaaaaacatcctaatacttaacaaaagaaacatccaattatattttagcaaaaataattaaatatctataaaattaaaaaaatatgaaatttttatcccatttgcaatacaaaaaaattcgaaaaatatataaaataacatccATTTagcatgaaaaagaaacattctgatacttagcagaagaaacatccatatatattaattcGTAAAGATTTTGAATTCACCCAAAGTTATTTGGCTGATTTTTggctaatacccttttggttccctagcattgctcttattTATAGGGAGAATTAACACATGCAAAGTGTCATGTACTCCCAATAAAAAACCAATATTCACTCTAATTAAAAAACACCTTTAACACATTTGCTCGAACATTACCAAAACATAATCACTCAAAAGTAGCTGCTAATCCTGAGTTCGTTGTTTACCTTCCAACATGAGAATTAGGTGATGATCTTCTGCAACTACTACTTTCTCTCTGttcgtttttcttattttttgtgtTCTTTCTTGGTTCCCAGGTAGTTAGGATCTGAGGTTTCTCTCGCTCGAAACCTTACAGTAGGAGTGAGCGCTAGTATTCCCATTCCGATAGCAAGACATTTCTTCATCTCTGTTAGTTTGAACCCCTTGGTGTTTCATATTGATTCAGCGTTAGATGTTGACTTGGTCTAAATCTTGATAATACATGTATTCTCTTGCAGGAAACAAGTACCACTGACGATTttcttagttattatttattaattagttcttaGCACCCAAATGATTTAGAGAAATTTAACTTTAGCTTATCTTGCTTatggtaattttttttggatttctcAATTTCCCATAATTTACTTCACAAAAAGTATAGTTGAAGGCATAAGAGAAATACGGTAACACAACTTTGCTTTCATTATCAACATAATCCACTCCAAAGCCCCACAAAACCATATACATAAACATAGTAAGGATGTGTTGTTAACTTGTTACTAATTGAGCAAAATATGCTTGGTAGACTTGGTCTTTTTTTACTTTATAAATCTACGAAGTGCCTCAATTCCAAAAAACATACTAAGAAATGCAGGAAATGCAAAACTTATAAAGACGTGTAGAATATATATTTGAAAGTCATCGCCCTTCAGATTTCACCAGCTGTGAGAACACCTTACTCATAGAAACACCAGAAAGATCATTAAGGCTTGGAAATTCAAATTGGGCGGCCGAAACGCTTTCTTCGCGGCTAAAATTGTTGATCTGGGGCGAGAGATCGCCGATCATGTTGGTGCTATTTTCTTCCGGATCACCTTGAAAAACAGCCTCCTGAAGTTGGAGAGCATACTCTAGATTCCACAAGACATCTCCTATAGAAGGCCTATCAACACCGAATTCAGCTAGGCATTTCTCGGCTGTTTCGCCAAACTTCCTGAGAGAATCCGGTCTTATTTTCCCGGTCAATGTAGGATCTATGATCTGTTCCAACTGACCTTTTTTCTGCCACTTCAACGCCCATTCTGCCAAGTTCACCATTTCCCTCGATAGGGAAGGGTCTATGACCGGTCTTGCACAAAGAACTTCAAAGAGTACCACCCCAAATGAATATACATCTGACTTCTCAGTTAGTTGTTGTCTTCGGAAATACTCCGGATCAAGGTATCCAAAGCTCCCCTTGACAGCTGTGCTAACATGAGTCTGGTCAATTTCCGGACCAGTTTTTGATAGCCCGAAATCAGCTACTTTTGCCATAAGGTTCTCATCAAGTAGGATGTTTGCAGACTTCACATCGCGGTGAATTACCGCCTTTGCATAGCCGGTATGAAGATAATGAAGTCCCCGAGCAGCTCCTATGCATATCTCAAGCCTCTCTTTCCAACTCAAGCTTGGAAGACCGGAACCATACAAATGACTCTTAAGAGTTCCCTTCTCCATATattcataaatcaatatcattTCATTCATTTCATCACAATATCCAATCAGTGACACCAAATGTCGATGCCTGAATTGAGACAACATTTCGATTTCAGTCCTAAACTCGGCTACACCCTGTTGCGACCGAGGATTCCCTCTCTTAACTGCAACTTTAGTTccatcactcaattctcccttgTATACTTTGCCAAAACCACCTATGCCGATAACCAAATTCTCATCAAAACTGTTTGTAGCTTCCTGAACAGCCAAGAAAGGAATGCGGTAGCCACAATTTGTGGCCGCACTTGCTGTTGTGCCATTAGAATATTTACTTCCTATGGTGTGAGAAGTTCCATCATTGACAGATATTGGAATCCATGTTTTTGAATGTCTTTGCTGTGCCAACTTCCTCCTTTTCATGTATATTACAAATAAAACTCCAATCAAGACAATCACACTACATGCCCCGAGAATCGAACCAACTATCACCCCAACTTTCTTAGAATTCGAACCAGAACCACTTGTTACAGGCACCATTGTAGCTGTACTAAGACTGTTCATAGAGTTGttcattttcatgatttccaGCCCATTCAATATGGCATTAGGATACTCTGTATTTGTCAGTGATGGACCGATACTCACACGAATTCGGTTGCTAACAGTTGGGAGAGTAACCAAATCCTTAAAATATGGAGCAGCCAAAACATTATTAGTTTCTGTACTGAGATCAAGATCCTTGGCAGCATAAGAAGAGTCAATGTAAACATTGAAATAGAGTTCATTAAGACTTCTACTGATTACATCACAGAAATGAAGCCTAAGAAAGTACTCAAATCCAGGATCCACATCAAACTGCCATGTCACATTGAAAATAAACCGGGGATCGTACATCGAATTCATCTGTCTAAGAGTACCATAGACAACTGGTGGAGCAGTGTTTTCGGTTGGCCCACCTTCTGTGTACTTAACAGCAGCAATGTTTGAATTACTAGTTGCAAGGTTTGAGTTTATAAGGAAGCTCTGATCCGGAACCCAAATTCGTTGAAGGGTGTCATTGTCGGCAGAGACTTTGGGACCACCCATGTTAACCCTGTAAACAGTCTCTAATGCTTGTGAATACAACCCATAATAAGGTGCTAATGATGGTTTTAAGGTGTAAGCATCATCAACAATGAGGTCATCTGGAACTGAAACAACTTCAATTGCATTGACAAAGGctattgagttgtttgatggcATGAAAGTGATCACAAATGTGTCTGAGCTCACATTCAAAGAGAACTCCTTCATAACAGGATTCTTCTGGACACTGAAGTTACCAAGAAGTATAGTATCTTGTCCGATAACAGCAAAATTTGCAGTACTCAATTTGTACTTTCCAAAATCAAATGGAAAGAAATAAAGCCTGATCCAATGTCTCCCCTTTTGGTTAATAGGGAACGTGTACTCAGAGGATCCGACGAAAATCCTCGCCGTCCTATAGAGAGGGGAATCACCATTTAAATTCAAGGTATTAGCAAGAATGTCTTGATTGGTGGAAACCAAATTCTTAAAAAAGCTATCTGCTGCGAAATTTCGACTACCTACTGTAGTATTGGAAGGTGATCCACAGTCTATAAGGTAATTATCTATAGGCACAAACTTTCCAGCAGAACAAAATAAGGGCAAGATTGACAAGGCACATGTTAATAAACCAAGTTCTCTAAAACTCCACATCATAGTATCCAGTTAGGAATTCAAACAAAACCCCAGTTTTTCAAGTTGCAGCCTTGTAATTTAATCCTAGGAAGAACACTTCATTCACACTGGTACATGCAATAatagaaacaaatgaaaaagaataATAAGGTTCTAGTTTCTAAACTACTAAACTAATCTGAAACTGCAATAGTAAGTAGAGTGAAAGATGGCACCTTTAAATTTAACGGCTTTCAGCTCCtccatggtgatgatgatgatgaacacAAGGCAGATAGCACAGAAGGCACAAATCTGGAGTActcttttgttatttattttgaaaaggattgaAAGTGGAAATGGTAAAGAGAGAAGATCACGATCACAAT
Coding sequences:
- the LOC112736579 gene encoding receptor-like protein kinase HERK 1 isoform X1 → MMWSFRELGLLTCALSILPLFCSAGKFVPIDNYLIDCGSPSNTTVGSRNFAADSFFKNLVSTNQDILANTLNLNGDSPLYRTARIFVGSSEYTFPINQKGRHWIRLYFFPFDFGKYKLSTANFAVIGQDTILLGNFSVQKNPVMKEFSLNVSSDTFVITFMPSNNSIAFVNAIEVVSVPDDLIVDDAYTLKPSLAPYYGLYSQALETVYRVNMGGPKVSADNDTLQRIWVPDQSFLINSNLATSNSNIAAVKYTEGGPTENTAPPVVYGTLRQMNSMYDPRFIFNVTWQFDVDPGFEYFLRLHFCDVISRSLNELYFNVYIDSSYAAKDLDLSTETNNVLAAPYFKDLVTLPTVSNRIRVSIGPSLTNTEYPNAILNGLEIMKMNNSMNSLSTATMVPVTSGSGSNSKKVGVIVGSILGACSVIVLIGVLFVIYMKRRKLAQQRHSKTWIPISVNDGTSHTIGSKYSNGTTASAATNCGYRIPFLAVQEATNSFDENLVIGIGGFGKVYKGELSDGTKVAVKRGNPRSQQGVAEFRTEIEMLSQFRHRHLVSLIGYCDEMNEMILIYEYMEKGTLKSHLYGSGLPSLSWKERLEICIGAARGLHYLHTGYAKAVIHRDVKSANILLDENLMAKVADFGLSKTGPEIDQTHVSTAVKGSFGYLDPEYFRRQQLTEKSDVYSFGVVLFEVLCARPVIDPSLSREMVNLAEWALKWQKKGQLEQIIDPTLTGKIRPDSLRKFGETAEKCLAEFGVDRPSIGDVLWNLEYALQLQEAVFQGDPEENSTNMIGDLSPQINNFSREESVSAAQFEFPSLNDLSGVSMSKVFSQLVKSEGR
- the LOC112736579 gene encoding receptor-like protein kinase HERK 1 isoform X2, with the translated sequence MKEFSLNVSSDTFVITFMPSNNSIAFVNAIEVVSVPDDLIVDDAYTLKPSLAPYYGLYSQALETVYRVNMGGPKVSADNDTLQRIWVPDQSFLINSNLATSNSNIAAVKYTEGGPTENTAPPVVYGTLRQMNSMYDPRFIFNVTWQFDVDPGFEYFLRLHFCDVISRSLNELYFNVYIDSSYAAKDLDLSTETNNVLAAPYFKDLVTLPTVSNRIRVSIGPSLTNTEYPNAILNGLEIMKMNNSMNSLSTATMVPVTSGSGSNSKKVGVIVGSILGACSVIVLIGVLFVIYMKRRKLAQQRHSKTWIPISVNDGTSHTIGSKYSNGTTASAATNCGYRIPFLAVQEATNSFDENLVIGIGGFGKVYKGELSDGTKVAVKRGNPRSQQGVAEFRTEIEMLSQFRHRHLVSLIGYCDEMNEMILIYEYMEKGTLKSHLYGSGLPSLSWKERLEICIGAARGLHYLHTGYAKAVIHRDVKSANILLDENLMAKVADFGLSKTGPEIDQTHVSTAVKGSFGYLDPEYFRRQQLTEKSDVYSFGVVLFEVLCARPVIDPSLSREMVNLAEWALKWQKKGQLEQIIDPTLTGKIRPDSLRKFGETAEKCLAEFGVDRPSIGDVLWNLEYALQLQEAVFQGDPEENSTNMIGDLSPQINNFSREESVSAAQFEFPSLNDLSGVSMSKVFSQLVKSEGR